A region of the Bacillus sp. NP247 genome:
AGCTACTTGTTCTTTTAATAAGCTAACAAGCTCGTCCGCTACGTTTTCGTGTACAAGTACACGTTTAATAGCTGTACAACGTTGACCAGAGTAAGAGAATGCACCGCTTACGATATGATTTGCAGCATCTTGTAAGTCAGCATCTTCACGAACGATACCAGGGTCTTTACCACCAAGTTCTAATACAAGTGGAATCATTGCAGCTTTTTTCGCTAAGTGCTTACCTGTGTTTGTACCACCTGTGAACGATACCATATTGATACCTTCGTGTTCTACTAAGTAGTCACCAATTACAGAACCGCGTCCAGTAGCTACGTTTACAAGACCTTTTGGAAGTCCAGCTTTATGAAGTGCTTCAACCATTTTAACACCACTAATTGCACCTTGAGTTGCTGGTTTAAAGATAACAGCGTTACCCATCATTAATGCTGGTGCAAGTTTTGCAGCAGATAAGTTTACTGGGTAGTTAAATGGTGCGATTGCTAACACAACACCAAGTGGTGCGCGTTGAATGATCGCAAGTTTAGATTTCGTTCCGCCAGGGAAGCTATCGCCCATCATGCTTTCTCCGTGCATATGAAGAGCTTCTTCAATCGTGTAACGAATGAAGTCAGCTGTACGAACAACTTCTTTTTTCGCATCTTTATATCCTTTACCGACTTCTTTCATAATGATATCGGCAATTTCATCTTGCATATTTACGAGCTCATCAGCCCATTTA
Encoded here:
- the gapN gene encoding NADP-dependent glyceraldehyde-3-phosphate dehydrogenase → MTTSNTYKFYLNGEWRESSSGQTIEIPSPYLHEVIGQVQAITRGEVDEAIASAKEAQKSWAEASLQDRAKYLYKWADELVNMQDEIADIIMKEVGKGYKDAKKEVVRTADFIRYTIEEALHMHGESMMGDSFPGGTKSKLAIIQRAPLGVVLAIAPFNYPVNLSAAKLAPALMMGNAVIFKPATQGAISGVKMVEALHKAGLPKGLVNVATGRGSVIGDYLVEHEGINMVSFTGGTNTGKHLAKKAAMIPLVLELGGKDPGIVREDADLQDAANHIVSGAFSYSGQRCTAIKRVLVHENVADELVSLLKEQVATLSVGSPEQDSTIVPLIDDKSADFVQGLVDDAVEKGATIVIGNKRERNLIYPTLIDHVTEEMKVAWEEPFGPILPIIRVSSDEQAIEIANKSEFGLQASVFTKDINKAFAIANKIETGSVQINGRTERGPDHFPFIGVKGSGMGAQGIRKSLESMTREKVTVLNFV